The Anopheles merus strain MAF chromosome 2L, AmerM5.1, whole genome shotgun sequence genome has a segment encoding these proteins:
- the LOC121593659 gene encoding unconventional prefoldin RPB5 interactor-like protein isoform X1 gives MEPANEQTQLYNKTYFDALHKNQEETARWTAYKQEHVDLKANLRMYQKAPRADIMIPIGSKALLPGQLYHTGEVMVSHGCGYFSECSAEQAQSIADRRIRLADELLAKYEREREMYSDKLEVPLTSEAFAGAEGGREIIEEYDEETEKRWREEHRRRVRESKQREAKERAAKRDAAEETSDKELFAKLEEMELLEELEQEMDQLDLPAGEDGDDDDQLGRLMRGEIRLNERKRTAHNPTEGLKERKSVVDFQKLEAGTEPVRNDQQQQPKENDTPTPVEEEVVEVEEEIETTDDEEGSEERGDDEEEDDISAEFAQLLLETKNYSQKEKLKVFKAKLNDVRQRLYQNSIDLVQKVDLYQLHDELEEALDFLLSTDEPEREERKAETPSEPVKKSSKEKGRKIQFAEQDQIKLIDNRHQEKQANEQEMLHNNSKNTLFLPIVHSAACYESPTTDEIVSPADIYRSFLAESIKQSPTEELKSILKNPKTTFHHNAPPPERLSVAKQPARRLGNESKEPVAALKDVVGEIVEHHTVVGRMDEFDVQQAAVQQRQQEQQPKKKVSRFKQTRK, from the exons ATGGAACCGGCAAACGAGCAGACACAATTGTACAATAAAACTTATTTTGAT GCTTTGCACAAGAACCAGGAGGAGACGGCACGATGGACGGCGTACAAGCAAGAACATGTGGATCTGAAAGCGAACCTACGCATGTATCAGAAAGCCCCACGGGCCGATATAATGATTCCGATCGGTTCGAAAGCGTTGCTTCCAGGGCAGCTGTACCACACGGGTGAGGTGATGGTTAGCCACGGATGTGGTTACTTTTCCGAGTGTTCCGCCGAGCAGGCTCAATCGATCGCCGATCGTCGTATCCGGCTGGCGGACGAGCTGCTGGCGAAGTACGAACGCGAGCGCGAGATGTACAGCGATAAGCTGGAAGTGCCGCTTACGAGTGAAGCATTTGCTGGCGCTGAAGGAGGCCGTGAAATCATTGAAGAGTACGACGAGGAAACGGAAAAGCGATGGCGCGAGGAGCACCGCCGCCGGGTGCGCGAAAGCAAGCAAAGGGAAGCGAAAGAGCGAGCGGCGAAAAGGGACGCCGCGGAGGAGACCAGTGATAAGGAGCTGTTTGCAAAGCTGGAAGAAATGGAGCTGCTGGAAGAGTTGGAACAGGAAATGGACCAGCTTGATCTTCCGGCCGGTGAagacggtgatgatgatgatcagcTCGGACGCTTGATGCGGGGAGAAATCCGATTGAACGAACGTAAGCGAACTGCTCATAACCCAACGGAGGGTTTAAAGGAACGCAAATCTGTTGTAGACTTTCAGAAGCTGGAAGCTGGAACTGAACCGGTCCGCAAtgaccaacaacaacaaccgaaaGAGAATGATACCCCAACCCCGGTGGAAGAAGAGGTCGTTGAAGTTGAGGAGGAAATCGAAACGACGGATGATGAGGAGGGCAGTGAAGAGCGAGGGGACGACGAAGAGGAAGACGATATTTCGGCCGAATTTGCGCAGCTCCTGCTCGAAACAAAGAACTACTCCCAGAAGGAAAAGCTCAAAGTCTTCAAAGCGAAGCTGAACGACGTCCGGCAGCGACTGTACCAAAATTCCATCGATCTGGTGCAGAAGGTGGACCTGTATCAGCTGCACGACGAACTGGAGGAAGCGTTAGACTTTTTGCTTTCCACGGACGAGCCAGAGAGGGAGGAGCGTAAAGCGGAGACACCGTCGGAGCCAGTGAAAAAGAGTAGCAAAGAAAAGGGACGAAAGATCCAATTTGCTGAGCAGGATCAGATTAAGCTGATAGACAATCGGCACCAGGAGAAACAAGCAAATGAGCAGGAGATGTTGCACAATAATTCGAAAAATACACTCTTCCTTCCGATTGTACACTCTGCCGCGTGTTACGAATCGCCCACGACGGATGAGATTGTATCGCCGGCCGATATCTATCGATCGTTTCTGGCGGAATCCATCAAGCAATCGCCAACGGAGGAGTTGAAGTCGATCCTAAAGAACCCTAAAACGACGTTCCATCATAATGCTCCTCCTCCGGAGCGTTTGAGTGTCGCCAAACAGCCCGCTCGTCGGCTAGGTAACGAATCCAAGGAGCCAGTGGCAGCGCTGAAAGATGTGGTTGGGGAAATCGTCGAGCATCACACGGTCGTTGGTCGGATGGACGAATTTGATGTACAGCAAGCGGCGGttcagcagcggcagcaggaaCAGCAACCGAAGAAGAAAGTGTCCCGGTTCAAGCAAACGCGCAAGTGA
- the LOC121593659 gene encoding unconventional prefoldin RPB5 interactor-like protein isoform X2 produces the protein MEPANEQTQLYNKTYFDALHKNQEETARWTAYKQEHVDLKANLRMYQKAPRADIMIPIGSKALLPGQLYHTGEVMVSHGCGYFSECSAEQAQSIADRRIRLADELLAKYEREREMYSDKLEVPLTSEAFAGAEGGREIIEEYDEETEKRWREEHRRRVRESKQREAKERAAKRDAAEETSDKELFAKLEEMELLEELEQEMDQLDLPAGEDGDDDDQLGRLMRGEIRLNEHFQKLEAGTEPVRNDQQQQPKENDTPTPVEEEVVEVEEEIETTDDEEGSEERGDDEEEDDISAEFAQLLLETKNYSQKEKLKVFKAKLNDVRQRLYQNSIDLVQKVDLYQLHDELEEALDFLLSTDEPEREERKAETPSEPVKKSSKEKGRKIQFAEQDQIKLIDNRHQEKQANEQEMLHNNSKNTLFLPIVHSAACYESPTTDEIVSPADIYRSFLAESIKQSPTEELKSILKNPKTTFHHNAPPPERLSVAKQPARRLGNESKEPVAALKDVVGEIVEHHTVVGRMDEFDVQQAAVQQRQQEQQPKKKVSRFKQTRK, from the exons ATGGAACCGGCAAACGAGCAGACACAATTGTACAATAAAACTTATTTTGAT GCTTTGCACAAGAACCAGGAGGAGACGGCACGATGGACGGCGTACAAGCAAGAACATGTGGATCTGAAAGCGAACCTACGCATGTATCAGAAAGCCCCACGGGCCGATATAATGATTCCGATCGGTTCGAAAGCGTTGCTTCCAGGGCAGCTGTACCACACGGGTGAGGTGATGGTTAGCCACGGATGTGGTTACTTTTCCGAGTGTTCCGCCGAGCAGGCTCAATCGATCGCCGATCGTCGTATCCGGCTGGCGGACGAGCTGCTGGCGAAGTACGAACGCGAGCGCGAGATGTACAGCGATAAGCTGGAAGTGCCGCTTACGAGTGAAGCATTTGCTGGCGCTGAAGGAGGCCGTGAAATCATTGAAGAGTACGACGAGGAAACGGAAAAGCGATGGCGCGAGGAGCACCGCCGCCGGGTGCGCGAAAGCAAGCAAAGGGAAGCGAAAGAGCGAGCGGCGAAAAGGGACGCCGCGGAGGAGACCAGTGATAAGGAGCTGTTTGCAAAGCTGGAAGAAATGGAGCTGCTGGAAGAGTTGGAACAGGAAATGGACCAGCTTGATCTTCCGGCCGGTGAagacggtgatgatgatgatcagcTCGGACGCTTGATGCGGGGAGAAATCCGATTGAACGAAC ACTTTCAGAAGCTGGAAGCTGGAACTGAACCGGTCCGCAAtgaccaacaacaacaaccgaaaGAGAATGATACCCCAACCCCGGTGGAAGAAGAGGTCGTTGAAGTTGAGGAGGAAATCGAAACGACGGATGATGAGGAGGGCAGTGAAGAGCGAGGGGACGACGAAGAGGAAGACGATATTTCGGCCGAATTTGCGCAGCTCCTGCTCGAAACAAAGAACTACTCCCAGAAGGAAAAGCTCAAAGTCTTCAAAGCGAAGCTGAACGACGTCCGGCAGCGACTGTACCAAAATTCCATCGATCTGGTGCAGAAGGTGGACCTGTATCAGCTGCACGACGAACTGGAGGAAGCGTTAGACTTTTTGCTTTCCACGGACGAGCCAGAGAGGGAGGAGCGTAAAGCGGAGACACCGTCGGAGCCAGTGAAAAAGAGTAGCAAAGAAAAGGGACGAAAGATCCAATTTGCTGAGCAGGATCAGATTAAGCTGATAGACAATCGGCACCAGGAGAAACAAGCAAATGAGCAGGAGATGTTGCACAATAATTCGAAAAATACACTCTTCCTTCCGATTGTACACTCTGCCGCGTGTTACGAATCGCCCACGACGGATGAGATTGTATCGCCGGCCGATATCTATCGATCGTTTCTGGCGGAATCCATCAAGCAATCGCCAACGGAGGAGTTGAAGTCGATCCTAAAGAACCCTAAAACGACGTTCCATCATAATGCTCCTCCTCCGGAGCGTTTGAGTGTCGCCAAACAGCCCGCTCGTCGGCTAGGTAACGAATCCAAGGAGCCAGTGGCAGCGCTGAAAGATGTGGTTGGGGAAATCGTCGAGCATCACACGGTCGTTGGTCGGATGGACGAATTTGATGTACAGCAAGCGGCGGttcagcagcggcagcaggaaCAGCAACCGAAGAAGAAAGTGTCCCGGTTCAAGCAAACGCGCAAGTGA
- the LOC121593658 gene encoding dolichyl-diphosphooligosaccharide--protein glycosyltransferase subunit 2 has protein sequence MNPLGFLTLAALVFAALAATPATQRTVSSHLTAQDQERFAKVFSEGLKSNDLQSLYYASANVALPAGDVTSTCKRLFTLHGESKLNDFEKNFYLIGARKNFGCKEALPAKVETAVKAALAKDATTAQEIYYNFHSAKLAGLAVDEKVRTTLGKNLQTVLKKDDSLNSLGHAFAVAAELGTAGSFAYDRIEEAFVQADEVDGKMLQFEGGLSITALIVNGGFKLATSLSKPAPITADQAVKFATYFLSRASVQTPKGVSVLLEALKLLASQKTIAPVCVRLADNGQLLPESPVLSVRVCDLLGKPLSPALAALSTTVVSRTSNDALVSKVNLVPSKDDATLYTYNLKSASPARGLYRVDVDAAPSYRQQLQVSVLGKVRVSSLEVGVGDTDSAASSVKRQSVAHPSKLATVLNADSQQKVVLKTALVDDASGKPITVHQCFVLLRHQETRQEIIFVAETDSSKAYKFEMDVGARAADFGHKSGLYEVRLIVGDALLSNSFQWHLADLELKFAAGDSQQQQQQSVDAAASSRKPLPEIVHQFRAPEKRPPRFVSDLFTALCIAPLVILFGLWAKLGVNVKNFPLSLGAIGFHLGLGAILVLFGIFWLRLNMFDTIRYLIPLALFTFICGNRMLRKIARGGSSEK, from the exons ATGAATCCTTTGG GATTTTTAACTCTGGCCGCCCTGGTGTTTGCCGCATTGGCCGCTACACCCGCCACACAGCGTACCGTGTCGAGCCACCTCACAGCACAGGACCAGGAGCGCTTTGCGAAGGTGTTCAGCGAGGGACTGAAGTCGAACGATCTGCAATCACTGTACTATGCGTCCGCGAATGTGGCACTTCCGGCCGGTGATGTTACCAGCACCTGCAAGCGATTGTTTACGCTGCACGGTGAATCGAAATTAAAC GATTTCGAGAAAAACTTCTACCTGATCGGCGCACGGAAGAACTTCGGCTGCAAGGAAGCACTGCCGGCAAAGGTCGAAACGGCAGTGAAGGCAGCACTGGCCAAGGACGCTACCACGGCGCAGGAAATCTATTACAATTTCCATTCGGCTAAGCTGGCCGGTCTCGCCGTCGACGAGAAGGTGCGCACCACGCTGGGCAAGAACCTGCAGACCGTGCTGAAGAAGGACGATTCGCTCAACTCGCTAGGACACGCGTTCGCCGTGGCAGCCGAGCTCGGTACGGCCGGTTCGTTCGCGTACGATCGCATCGAGGAAGCGTTTGTGCAGGCCGATGAGGTCGATGGCAAGATGCTGCAGTTCGAAGGTGGCCTGAGCATTACGGCCCTCATCGTGAACGGTGGATTCAAGCTGGCGACGAGCCTCTCGAAACCGGCCCCGATCACGGCCGACCAGGCGGTCAAATTCGCCACCTACTTCCTGTCGCGGGCCTCCGTCCAGACGCCGAAGGGTGTTAGCGTGCTGCTGGAAGCGCTGAAGCTGCTGGCTTCGCAGAAAACCATCGCTCCGGTATGCGTCCGACTGGCCGACAATGGCCAGCTGCTGCCCGAATCACCCGTgctgagtgtgcgtgtgtgtgacctGCTCGGTAAGCCGCTTTCGCCCGCACTGGCCGCCCTCTCGACGACGGTTGTGTCCCGCACGAGCAACGATGCGCTCGTTTCGAAGGTAAACCTGGTGCCCAGCAAGGACGACGCGACCCTGTACACGTACAATCTGAAGTCGGCCTCACCTGCGCGCGGTCTCTACCGTGTGGACGTCGATGCCGCACCCTCCTACCGCCAGCAGCTGCAGGTGAGCGTGCTGGGCAAGGTGCGCGTCAGCTCGCTGGAAGTCGGCGTAGGCGATACGGACAGTGCCGCGTCGAGCGTGAAACGCCAGTCGGTGGCCCACCCGTCCAAGCTGGCCACCGTGCTGAACGCCGACTCGCAGCAGAAGGTCGTGCTGAAGACGGCGCTGGTCGATGACGCCAGCGGCAAACCGATCACCGTCCATCAGTGCTTCGTGCTGCTGCGCCATCAGGAAACGCGACAGGAGATCATCTTCGTTGCCGAGACCGACTCGAGCAAGGCGTACAAGTTCGAGATGGATGTGGGTGCGCGTGCCGCCGACTTTGGCCACAAGAGCGGACTGTACGAGGTGCGCCTGATCGTGGGCGATGCGCTGCTCTCCAACTCCTTCCAGTGGCATCTGGCCGATCTGGAGCTGAAGTTTGCCGCCGGCGacagtcagcagcagcagcagcagtcggttGATGCGGCGGCCAGCTCGCGGAAACCCCTGCCGGAAATTGTGCACCAGTTCCGGGCGCCGGAAAAGCGTCCCCCGCGCTTCGTGTCCGACCTGTTCACCGCACTGTGCATCGCTCCGCTCGTGATCCTGTTCGGGCTGTGGGCCAAGCTGGGCGTGAACGTGAAGAACTTCCCGCTATCGCTCGGTGCAATCGGGTTCCATCTCGGGCTCGGTGCTATTCTGGTGCTGTTTGGCATCTTCTGGCTGCGGTTGAACATGTTCGACACGATCCGCTACCTGATCCCGCTGGCCCTGTTCACGTTCATCTGCGGCAATCGAATGTTGCGCAAAATCGCCCGCGGCGGTAGCAGCGAGAAGTAA